The proteins below come from a single Chryseobacterium sp. MA9 genomic window:
- a CDS encoding efflux transporter outer membrane subunit, translating into MKRVKNIILTFVLAIGSVSCVSKLAYTEPELPLPEKFQYTATADTASIANLEWKQFFSDPILQGLIEKGIKNNYDLQIALKQVAASQEKLKQAKYMQYPDVGFGVSGQISKPSKNSMNGQSLNLFLGSSHVEDYNAAFNLSWEADIWGKIKNQQEVSRMQYLHTYEGSKAVQTQVVAAIAQGYYNLLMLDRQLAIAKSNLELSSNTLMITQKMWESGDNTSLGVQQAAAQKQATELLITQLEQNIAIQENALSILVGELPNKVNRTIEMSDTSLPQNITAGLPAAMVSRRPDVRQQELVLLESNAIVGIAQANMYPALKITANGGVNSFKFDNWFQIPASLFGSVLGGLTQPIFQKRQLKTDLEVAKIQREKNVLAFRQSVLNAVGEVSDALVSNENLKAQEQKATEQATTLKDGIKSAQLLYKGGSANYLEVITAQGNSLQAELNLASIKRQRLSSIVDLYRALGGGWK; encoded by the coding sequence ATGAAAAGAGTAAAAAATATTATTCTAACATTTGTACTGGCCATAGGCTCTGTTTCATGTGTATCCAAACTGGCATACACGGAGCCTGAGCTTCCTCTTCCGGAAAAATTCCAGTACACAGCAACTGCCGACACAGCCAGTATAGCCAATCTGGAGTGGAAACAGTTTTTCAGCGACCCTATTTTACAGGGATTGATTGAAAAAGGAATTAAAAATAACTATGACCTTCAGATTGCCCTAAAGCAGGTTGCTGCTTCACAGGAAAAGCTGAAACAGGCAAAATATATGCAATATCCTGATGTTGGTTTCGGAGTAAGCGGACAGATCTCAAAACCTTCCAAAAACAGCATGAACGGACAAAGCTTAAATTTATTTCTAGGATCAAGCCATGTTGAAGATTATAATGCAGCATTCAACCTTTCATGGGAAGCTGACATCTGGGGAAAAATTAAAAACCAGCAGGAAGTTTCAAGAATGCAGTATCTTCATACTTATGAAGGTTCAAAAGCAGTTCAGACTCAGGTAGTAGCAGCTATTGCTCAGGGATATTATAACCTCTTGATGCTTGACAGACAATTGGCTATTGCAAAATCTAATCTGGAGCTAAGCAGCAATACCTTAATGATCACACAAAAAATGTGGGAAAGTGGTGATAATACCTCTTTAGGAGTACAGCAGGCCGCAGCACAGAAACAGGCAACAGAACTTCTGATTACTCAACTGGAACAAAATATTGCTATTCAGGAAAATGCATTGAGCATTTTGGTGGGAGAACTGCCTAATAAAGTAAACAGAACAATTGAAATGTCTGATACTTCCTTACCTCAGAATATCACTGCAGGGCTTCCTGCAGCCATGGTAAGCAGAAGACCGGACGTTCGTCAGCAGGAACTTGTTTTACTGGAATCGAACGCTATCGTTGGGATTGCTCAGGCCAATATGTATCCGGCATTGAAAATTACGGCTAATGGAGGGGTAAATTCATTCAAGTTTGATAACTGGTTTCAGATTCCGGCTTCGTTATTCGGGTCTGTTCTGGGAGGACTTACCCAACCTATTTTTCAGAAAAGACAGTTGAAAACAGATCTGGAAGTAGCTAAAATTCAAAGAGAGAAAAATGTGCTGGCATTCCGCCAGTCAGTATTAAATGCTGTAGGTGAGGTTTCAGATGCTTTGGTATCTAATGAAAACTTAAAAGCTCAGGAACAAAAAGCTACCGAACAGGCAACGACTTTAAAAGACGGAATTAAAAGTGCACAGCTTCTTTACAAAGGAGGTTCAGCCAATTACCTGGAGGTGATTACAGCACAGGGAAATTCCCTACAGGCAGAGTTGAATCTGGCTTCCATTAAAAGACAGAGATTAAGCAGCATTGTAGATTTATACAGAGCTTTAGGCGGCGGTTGGAAGTAG
- the miaA gene encoding tRNA (adenosine(37)-N6)-dimethylallyltransferase MiaA, translating into MKKKNLISVVGPTGIGKTRLAIDLAQHFNTEIISCDSRQFFKEMKIGTAAPSEEELAGAPHHFIGNLSVEEYYSIGQYEEDALQKLNELFATHDTVILVGGSMMYEKAVIEGLHDLPEANTENQEKLQTIMEQEGIEKLQEILQELDPEYFSVVDIHNHRRLLRAIDIIWQTDKKYSEHISVSQNGRDFNVIRIGIEAPREELYDRINRRVDIMMENGLLDEVKGLEKFKELTALNTVGYAELFKYFDGEWDLDFAVSEIKKNSRRYAKRQLTWYRKADDIHYLQLGYSEKDFKDLLQWIAEQFQK; encoded by the coding sequence GTGAAAAAGAAAAATTTGATTTCTGTAGTAGGACCCACCGGAATTGGCAAAACGAGACTGGCAATTGATTTGGCTCAACATTTCAATACGGAGATTATTTCCTGTGATTCCCGTCAGTTTTTTAAGGAAATGAAAATAGGAACTGCTGCACCCTCAGAAGAAGAATTAGCCGGAGCACCTCATCATTTTATCGGAAATCTTTCAGTGGAAGAATATTATTCTATCGGCCAATACGAAGAAGATGCCCTTCAAAAACTCAACGAACTTTTTGCAACTCATGATACCGTCATTCTTGTCGGTGGAAGTATGATGTATGAAAAAGCAGTGATAGAAGGATTGCATGATCTGCCTGAAGCCAATACTGAAAATCAGGAAAAGCTTCAGACAATTATGGAGCAGGAGGGTATAGAAAAACTTCAGGAAATTCTACAGGAACTCGATCCTGAATATTTCAGTGTGGTGGATATTCACAATCACCGCAGGCTGTTGAGAGCCATTGATATTATCTGGCAAACAGATAAAAAGTATTCTGAACATATTTCGGTTTCCCAAAATGGCAGAGATTTTAATGTCATCAGAATAGGAATAGAAGCTCCAAGAGAGGAACTGTATGACAGAATCAACCGGAGGGTGGATATTATGATGGAAAACGGATTGCTGGATGAGGTAAAAGGTCTTGAGAAATTCAAAGAACTGACTGCTTTAAATACGGTAGGATATGCTGAGCTTTTTAAATATTTTGACGGAGAGTGGGATCTTGATTTTGCAGTTTCAGAAATTAAAAAGAACAGCCGCAGATATGCAAAACGTCAGCTGACATGGTACAGAAAGGCGGATGATATTCATTATTTACAATTGGGATATTCTGAAAAAGATTTTAAAGACTTGCTTCAATGGATAGCGGAGCAGTTTCAGAAATAA
- a CDS encoding YicC family protein, whose translation MILSMTGFGRAEDVFEGKKITIDIKSLNSKSFDLNIKIPLRYKEKEFEIRKILNDRIIRGKVDCYVNIENLEESNDVKINKNLIDSYINELKNIASDGPNFEYLKMAVRLPDAISSRPDELTEGEWEALAKIVNNAVDRFEEFRRTEGSILHEELNRNIQNIDKYLGEVIPFEEERIVSVKERYQKSLKEFENVDETRFYQEMAYFTEKLDISEEKVRLTQHLKYYKEVMDNESFNGKKLGFISQEIGREINTLGSKANHAEIQKLVVMMKDDLEKIKEQTLNVL comes from the coding sequence ATGATTTTATCAATGACCGGATTCGGTAGAGCCGAAGATGTTTTTGAAGGAAAAAAAATTACTATAGATATTAAATCTCTGAACAGCAAGAGCTTTGATTTGAATATTAAAATTCCTTTACGTTATAAAGAAAAAGAATTTGAAATCAGAAAAATTCTTAACGATAGAATTATCCGTGGAAAAGTAGACTGCTACGTTAATATTGAGAATCTTGAAGAGTCCAATGATGTAAAAATTAATAAAAACTTAATTGACTCTTATATCAATGAACTTAAAAACATAGCTTCTGACGGACCCAATTTCGAATACCTTAAAATGGCGGTAAGACTTCCTGATGCCATCTCGTCAAGACCTGATGAATTAACGGAAGGCGAATGGGAAGCTTTGGCTAAGATTGTTAACAATGCCGTGGACAGATTTGAAGAATTCAGAAGAACTGAAGGCAGCATTCTACATGAAGAATTAAACAGGAATATTCAGAATATTGACAAATATCTTGGAGAAGTGATTCCTTTTGAGGAAGAAAGAATTGTAAGCGTGAAAGAACGTTATCAGAAATCTTTGAAAGAATTTGAAAATGTGGATGAAACACGTTTTTACCAGGAAATGGCCTATTTCACTGAAAAGCTTGATATCTCTGAAGAAAAGGTAAGACTTACCCAGCACTTGAAATATTATAAAGAAGTAATGGATAATGAATCTTTCAACGGAAAAAAACTGGGCTTTATTTCTCAGGAAATCGGAAGAGAGATTAATACATTAGGGTCTAAAGCTAATCACGCAGAAATTCAGAAACTGGTAGTGATGATGAAAGATGACCTTGAAAAAATTAAAGAACAAACGTTAAACGTATTGTAG
- the gmk gene encoding guanylate kinase, giving the protein MDKVIIFSAPSGSGKTTLVKHSLEIFPELNFSISCTTRQPRGSEVHAVDYHFLTPDEFRQKISEGAFVEYEEVYTDKYYGTLKSEVEKIWNQGKVVIFDVDVKGGISLKKYFGEKALSIFIEPPSIEELERRLISRNTDDAETIKTRVAKAEEEMSYASEFDKIVINTDLDVAKKEIESLIKSFISN; this is encoded by the coding sequence ATGGATAAAGTAATTATATTTTCAGCACCATCAGGGAGCGGAAAAACTACATTGGTAAAGCATTCACTGGAAATATTTCCGGAACTGAATTTTTCAATCTCATGTACCACAAGACAGCCCAGAGGAAGTGAAGTTCATGCAGTAGATTATCATTTTCTGACACCTGATGAATTCAGACAGAAAATTTCTGAAGGTGCTTTTGTAGAATATGAAGAAGTATATACTGATAAATATTACGGTACTTTAAAATCTGAAGTAGAAAAAATCTGGAATCAGGGAAAAGTAGTTATTTTTGATGTAGATGTAAAAGGAGGTATTTCGTTAAAAAAATATTTCGGTGAAAAGGCCCTGTCTATTTTTATAGAACCCCCTTCCATTGAAGAATTGGAACGAAGATTGATTTCAAGAAATACAGATGATGCAGAAACCATAAAAACCCGTGTAGCAAAGGCAGAAGAAGAAATGTCCTACGCCAGCGAGTTTGATAAGATCGTTATTAATACCGATCTTGATGTAGCTAAAAAAGAAATAGAAAGTTTAATAAAAAGTTTTATCAGTAATTAA
- the nadA gene encoding quinolinate synthase NadA, which produces MSTETLEKAKSAIPVRGFLDIKDIAIPQGEELVKAILKLKEEKNAVILAHYYQPGEIQDIADFLGDSLQLARQAKETNADMIVFCGVHFMAEAAKILNPTKKVVLPDTMAGCSLADGCSGEGLRKMREQHPNALIATYINCNAETKAESDIIVTSSNAETVIEALPKDRPIIFAPDKNLGRYLSKKTGRNMILWDGSCIVHEAFSMERIAQQLADNPDAKLIAHPESEEAVLKLAHFIGSTSALLNYVEKDDCQKFIIATEEGILHEMRKRAPHKELIPALVFDESCNCSECFYMKRNTMEKLYLCMKYELPEILIDEELRLKALKPIEAMLDLSKSIK; this is translated from the coding sequence ATGAGTACCGAAACATTAGAAAAAGCTAAATCTGCAATTCCTGTCAGAGGATTTCTGGATATAAAAGATATAGCTATTCCTCAGGGAGAAGAATTGGTAAAAGCCATACTTAAACTTAAAGAGGAAAAAAATGCTGTTATTCTTGCCCATTACTACCAGCCGGGAGAGATTCAGGATATTGCTGATTTCCTGGGGGATTCCTTACAGCTGGCAAGACAGGCAAAAGAAACGAATGCAGACATGATTGTATTCTGCGGTGTACATTTCATGGCGGAAGCAGCTAAAATTCTGAACCCAACTAAAAAAGTAGTTCTTCCTGATACCATGGCCGGGTGCTCTCTGGCAGACGGTTGTTCCGGAGAAGGGTTAAGAAAAATGCGTGAACAGCACCCGAATGCTTTAATTGCAACTTACATCAATTGTAATGCAGAAACTAAAGCAGAAAGTGATATCATCGTAACCAGTTCAAATGCTGAAACCGTAATAGAAGCACTTCCGAAAGACAGACCGATTATCTTCGCACCAGACAAAAATCTGGGAAGATATTTATCTAAGAAAACAGGCCGTAACATGATCCTTTGGGATGGAAGCTGTATAGTACACGAAGCATTTTCTATGGAAAGAATTGCTCAGCAGCTGGCAGATAACCCAGATGCTAAGCTGATTGCACACCCAGAAAGTGAAGAAGCTGTTTTGAAACTGGCACACTTTATTGGCTCTACTTCTGCCCTGTTGAATTATGTAGAAAAAGATGACTGTCAGAAATTCATCATTGCTACAGAAGAAGGAATTCTTCACGAGATGAGAAAACGTGCTCCTCACAAGGAATTGATTCCCGCATTGGTTTTTGATGAAAGCTGTAACTGCTCGGAATGTTTCTATATGAAACGTAATACAATGGAAAAGCTGTATTTATGTATGAAATATGAACTTCCTGAAATTCTTATCGACGAAGAATTAAGGTTAAAAGCATTGAAACCTATTGAAGCCATGCTTGACCTTTCTAAAAGCATAAAATAA
- the thrA gene encoding bifunctional aspartate kinase/homoserine dehydrogenase I: MKVLKFGGTSVAHSQNILLVEKIIKDESLKSKIVVIVSALHGVTDQLIRAAEYASVKDENYIQIIQNLEEKHISLVKDLFPITEQSSLLSFVKKYFNDIEDLYNGIAVLGELTNRIKDKISSYGEFLSSKIIAARLQHEGLDCVWMNSAELIRTDSNFTNAKVDFAATEKNIIHFLNENQSRIIIGPGFVAHDEKNNATTLGRGGSDYTASIVAASIHAEELQIWTDVSGMMTADPRLASNAKPISEISYHEAMELSHFGAKVLYPPSIQPVMVKNIDLIIKNTFDPEAQGTLISHQLKSSDNEKQIAVGISNMNNIALLTLEGSGMVGIPGISANLFQCLSHEKINVILITQGSSEHSITIAIDEKEALRAENAINSSFADDINLKRVYPVNIETELSIVALVGESMKSRSGVSAKMFGCLGNNGINIRAIAQGSSERNISIVISEKDSKKAVNVLHEEFFESEIKQIHLYICGTGNVGTKLIQQIYDQNAFLKENFLINLRIAGISNSRQMIFSDKGISQEDYLIWNQQGEKSSAREFAEEIIRRNLRNSVFVDVTASPDVPEVYESLLKRSVNIVACNKIAASSDFKKYKTLKNAARNHNCNFYFETNVGAGLPVIGTINDLIKSGDQIQSIQAVLSGTLNFVFNEYDGSRTFSEVVAQAQKEGYTEPDPRLDLSGTDVARKILILARESGYPLQFEEIENMGFLPEECMQGSVGDFYEKLTAYEDHFKNLLNNAKNEGKILKYVAKFEDGKAKVGLQHIAPDSDLFHLYGKDNIVIFKTLRYSEQPLVVKGAGAGADVTASGVFADIIRSI; encoded by the coding sequence ATGAAAGTTTTAAAATTCGGCGGAACATCAGTCGCCCACTCTCAAAATATCCTTTTGGTAGAAAAAATCATAAAAGATGAATCTTTAAAAAGCAAAATAGTTGTTATTGTATCAGCACTTCATGGCGTTACTGACCAACTGATCAGAGCAGCAGAATATGCTTCCGTTAAAGATGAAAATTATATTCAGATTATTCAGAATCTTGAAGAAAAACATATCAGTCTGGTCAAAGATCTTTTCCCCATCACAGAACAAAGTTCCCTGCTGAGTTTTGTTAAAAAATATTTTAACGATATCGAAGATCTTTACAACGGAATCGCTGTACTTGGTGAACTTACCAACAGAATCAAAGACAAAATTTCTTCTTACGGAGAGTTTCTGTCTTCAAAAATTATTGCAGCAAGGCTTCAGCATGAAGGGCTAGACTGTGTGTGGATGAATTCCGCAGAACTGATCAGAACAGACAGCAATTTCACTAACGCAAAAGTAGATTTCGCTGCCACCGAAAAGAATATTATTCATTTTCTGAATGAAAATCAGAGCCGTATTATTATAGGTCCGGGTTTTGTAGCCCATGATGAAAAAAACAACGCAACAACATTAGGAAGAGGCGGTTCTGATTACACAGCCTCCATTGTGGCAGCCTCTATTCATGCAGAAGAGCTCCAGATCTGGACAGATGTAAGCGGAATGATGACTGCTGATCCACGTTTGGCTTCCAATGCGAAACCTATTTCAGAAATTTCTTATCATGAAGCCATGGAACTTTCTCATTTCGGGGCAAAAGTGCTTTATCCGCCTTCCATTCAGCCTGTCATGGTAAAAAATATAGATCTGATCATCAAGAATACTTTTGATCCTGAAGCACAGGGAACTTTAATTTCTCACCAACTGAAATCTTCAGACAACGAAAAGCAGATTGCAGTAGGAATTTCAAATATGAATAATATTGCTCTGCTTACATTGGAAGGAAGCGGTATGGTAGGAATTCCGGGGATTTCAGCAAACCTTTTCCAATGTTTAAGTCATGAAAAAATAAATGTAATCCTTATTACCCAAGGATCTTCAGAACATTCTATCACCATTGCGATTGATGAGAAAGAAGCATTACGCGCTGAAAATGCAATTAATTCTTCTTTTGCCGATGATATTAATCTGAAAAGAGTATATCCTGTAAACATTGAAACAGAACTTTCTATTGTAGCCTTAGTTGGAGAAAGTATGAAAAGCAGAAGTGGTGTAAGCGCGAAAATGTTTGGATGTCTGGGTAATAACGGAATCAATATAAGAGCGATTGCGCAGGGATCTTCGGAAAGAAATATCAGTATCGTTATTTCGGAAAAGGACAGTAAAAAAGCAGTAAATGTACTTCACGAGGAATTTTTTGAATCTGAAATTAAGCAAATACATCTCTATATCTGTGGAACCGGAAATGTAGGAACAAAACTGATCCAACAGATTTATGACCAGAATGCTTTTTTAAAAGAAAACTTCTTGATCAATCTGAGAATTGCAGGGATTTCCAACAGCCGTCAAATGATATTTTCAGATAAAGGAATATCACAGGAAGACTATCTTATCTGGAATCAGCAGGGAGAAAAATCTTCAGCACGGGAATTTGCTGAAGAGATCATCCGCCGGAACTTGAGAAACTCTGTTTTTGTGGATGTAACTGCAAGTCCTGATGTACCTGAAGTTTATGAAAGTTTATTAAAAAGAAGCGTGAATATCGTGGCTTGTAATAAAATTGCGGCTTCTTCGGATTTTAAAAAGTATAAAACCTTAAAGAATGCAGCAAGGAATCACAATTGTAATTTCTATTTTGAAACCAATGTAGGAGCAGGACTTCCAGTGATAGGAACCATCAACGACCTCATCAAAAGCGGAGATCAAATTCAATCCATTCAGGCCGTTTTAAGTGGAACACTGAATTTTGTCTTTAATGAGTATGATGGCAGCAGAACATTCTCTGAAGTAGTAGCTCAGGCTCAGAAAGAAGGATATACAGAACCGGATCCAAGACTCGATTTGTCTGGAACTGATGTAGCAAGAAAAATTTTAATTCTGGCAAGAGAATCCGGATATCCACTTCAATTTGAAGAAATTGAAAATATGGGTTTTCTTCCTGAAGAATGTATGCAGGGAAGCGTTGGCGATTTTTATGAAAAGCTAACAGCATATGAAGATCATTTTAAAAACTTATTGAATAATGCTAAAAATGAAGGCAAAATTTTAAAATACGTTGCAAAATTTGAAGATGGAAAAGCAAAAGTAGGTTTACAGCATATCGCTCCCGATAGTGATCTGTTTCATCTTTATGGTAAAGACAATATTGTCATTTTTAAAACCCTCAGATATTCCGAGCAGCCTTTGGTCGTAAAAGGAGCCGGGGCCGGAGCTGATGTAACAGCAAGCGGAGTTTTTGCAGATATTATTCGTTCTATTTAA
- a CDS encoding homoserine kinase → MKKVKLKVPATVANLVCGFDILGMAVHDPYDEMEFKLLETPEIIIKHIDSFGLPEEASKNVAGVVLLKIQEYFNLKNGFEVIIRKHIKPGSGLGSSAASAAGAAFGANILLGNKLSKEEMVYFAMFGEELASGVRHADNIAPCIYGGITLVKSTNPIDIIPLNSPDLFVTAVHPQVEVKTSDARQILKKNISLKSAVEQWGNIAGLVAGIQKNDFPLIGRSLNDVIIEPIRSILIPKFDEIKAKSLQLGALGGGISGSGPSIFMLSEQKETAEKIAQMMKSVYDEIEIENLIYVSKINPTGIQTVEEF, encoded by the coding sequence ATGAAAAAAGTAAAATTAAAAGTCCCTGCTACTGTGGCCAATCTGGTTTGCGGATTTGACATTCTGGGAATGGCTGTCCATGATCCCTATGATGAAATGGAATTTAAATTACTGGAAACTCCTGAAATCATTATAAAGCATATTGACTCTTTTGGACTTCCTGAAGAAGCTTCCAAAAATGTTGCAGGTGTTGTCCTATTAAAAATTCAGGAATATTTTAATCTGAAGAATGGCTTTGAAGTGATTATCCGTAAGCATATAAAACCTGGAAGCGGGCTCGGCTCCAGTGCGGCAAGTGCCGCCGGAGCCGCCTTTGGAGCCAATATATTATTAGGAAACAAATTATCAAAAGAAGAAATGGTCTATTTTGCCATGTTCGGAGAAGAGCTGGCTTCAGGAGTACGTCACGCAGACAATATTGCTCCGTGTATCTATGGAGGAATTACCCTGGTAAAATCTACCAATCCCATTGATATCATTCCGCTGAACAGTCCTGATTTATTTGTAACAGCAGTACATCCGCAGGTGGAAGTCAAAACTTCAGATGCAAGACAGATTTTAAAGAAAAATATTAGTTTAAAAAGTGCTGTAGAACAATGGGGAAATATAGCTGGCCTTGTAGCAGGAATTCAGAAAAATGATTTTCCATTGATTGGCAGAAGTCTTAACGATGTCATTATAGAACCCATCCGTAGTATTCTGATTCCGAAATTTGACGAAATCAAAGCAAAAAGCTTACAATTAGGTGCTTTGGGAGGAGGAATATCCGGTTCAGGACCTTCTATTTTTATGCTGTCTGAACAAAAAGAAACGGCAGAAAAAATAGCTCAGATGATGAAATCTGTGTATGATGAAATTGAAATAGAAAATCTTATATACGTTTCAAAAATAAATCCAACAGGAATTCAAACCGTTGAAGAATTTTAA
- the thrC gene encoding threonine synthase, with protein sequence MKYYNLKDSLEKNDFREATIKGQGKEKGLFFPENIPQLNEEFIQNLHHYSHEEIAYQCMKDFVGDEIPSEILREIVAETVSFEIPLVKINEQISILELFHGPTLAFKDIGARFMSRCLSYFLKDQQKKVTVLVATSGDTGGAVAHGFYKIPQINVVILYPKNRVSPVQEKQLTTLGENISALEVKGSFDDCQNLVKQAFSDEEINGQLFLTSANSINVARWLPQQIYYLIALKQWIQHHNEQPVICVPSGNFGNICAGLLAHFRGLPASHFIAACNANQVIPDYFKTQNYQPQKAVATLSNAMDVGDPSNFVRILELFGHQFEALKNKISAYSIDDDKTMNTITEVHKNYGYVLEPHSAVAFAAMEKYLQENPGQKGFILGTAHPVKFPDAVEKAIHTQIEIPESLNHLMKKEKKTVEINSEFEELRRFLLHKI encoded by the coding sequence ATGAAATATTACAACTTAAAAGATTCTCTGGAAAAAAATGATTTCAGAGAGGCAACAATAAAAGGTCAGGGAAAAGAGAAAGGCTTGTTTTTCCCTGAAAACATCCCACAGCTTAATGAAGAATTTATTCAAAATCTTCATCATTATTCTCATGAAGAAATTGCGTACCAATGCATGAAAGATTTTGTGGGAGATGAAATTCCTTCAGAGATACTAAGGGAAATTGTAGCTGAAACCGTCAGTTTTGAAATCCCTCTGGTAAAAATCAATGAACAGATTTCCATATTGGAATTGTTTCATGGTCCTACCCTTGCCTTTAAAGATATCGGTGCGAGGTTCATGAGCCGCTGTCTGTCCTATTTTCTGAAAGATCAGCAGAAGAAAGTCACTGTTCTTGTAGCCACTTCCGGAGATACCGGAGGCGCTGTTGCCCATGGGTTTTATAAAATTCCGCAAATTAATGTAGTAATTCTGTACCCTAAAAACAGGGTAAGCCCGGTTCAGGAGAAACAGTTGACCACATTAGGAGAAAATATTTCCGCATTGGAGGTAAAGGGCAGTTTTGACGACTGCCAGAACCTTGTAAAACAGGCTTTTTCAGATGAAGAAATCAATGGTCAGTTATTTCTGACCTCAGCCAATTCTATCAATGTTGCGAGATGGCTTCCCCAGCAGATTTACTATTTAATAGCATTGAAACAATGGATTCAACATCATAATGAACAACCGGTAATCTGTGTTCCGAGTGGAAATTTCGGAAATATCTGTGCCGGACTTTTGGCTCATTTCAGAGGTCTTCCTGCCAGCCACTTTATTGCTGCCTGTAATGCCAATCAGGTAATTCCTGATTATTTTAAAACCCAAAATTACCAACCGCAAAAAGCAGTTGCTACCTTATCTAATGCTATGGATGTGGGAGATCCAAGCAATTTTGTAAGGATTTTAGAACTTTTCGGACATCAGTTTGAAGCTTTAAAGAATAAAATATCTGCGTATTCCATTGATGACGACAAAACAATGAATACCATCACAGAAGTCCATAAGAATTACGGATATGTTCTGGAGCCCCACAGTGCTGTTGCATTTGCTGCAATGGAAAAGTATCTTCAAGAAAATCCTGGTCAAAAAGGATTTATTCTGGGGACTGCACATCCGGTAAAATTCCCAGATGCAGTGGAAAAAGCCATTCATACTCAGATTGAAATTCCTGAATCGTTGAATCATCTCATGAAAAAGGAGAAAAAAACTGTAGAAATAAATTCAGAGTTTGAAGAATTAAGACGATTTTTGCTTCATAAAATATGA
- the folB gene encoding dihydroneopterin aldolase: MSKIYLEDVRIYAYHGVLPEENIIGTYYILNVELHTDLWKAAESDDLLDTISYADINDILHKEMKIKSKLLEHVAGRIITRIHNSFPQIDYIKLKITKTAPPMQGEMTGASIELEKSFKPEN; the protein is encoded by the coding sequence ATGAGCAAAATATATCTTGAAGATGTACGAATATATGCGTACCATGGTGTACTTCCTGAGGAAAATATTATCGGGACGTATTATATTCTGAATGTAGAACTTCATACTGATCTGTGGAAAGCAGCAGAATCTGACGATTTGCTTGACACCATAAGCTATGCAGACATCAACGATATTCTTCATAAGGAAATGAAAATAAAATCCAAATTACTGGAACATGTTGCCGGAAGAATCATCACAAGAATTCACAACAGCTTTCCACAGATTGATTATATTAAATTAAAAATCACCAAAACAGCTCCACCTATGCAGGGAGAAATGACAGGTGCCAGCATTGAGCTGGAAAAGAGCTTTAAACCGGAAAATTAA